The Dehalococcoidales bacterium DNA window TTGGCCTTACGGTACCTACCTCAGGATCAATCAGCATTGCCGGAATAGATGTTGTTGCTAAACCGAGCTATGCCCGGCAAGCCTGCTCATTTCAAGCCCAGACACAAGTGCCAATCGCAGGGCTCACAGCAATACAAGCAATCGAGCTGGTTGGTCGGATTAGGGGCGGCAGTGCAACTCAAGTCCGTCAACGAGCCAATGAATTAGTCGACCATCTTGAAATCGGAGAGTGGAAGAACAAGATGGGCATTACCTTCTCCGGCGGAGTACGCCGTCTGGTAGCATTCTGTATGGCAGCAGTTATGCCGGGAAGTATTGTCATACTGGATGAGCCTACCAACGATATTGATCCGTTGCGGCGTCGCTTGCTATGGCGAGAGGTTCATAATCTAGCTGAAAGGGGATCCGCTGTTCTACTTGTTACACACAATGTTCTAGAGGCTGAGCGTGTCGTTAATCGTCTGGCAATTATTAACGACGGTAGAGTAATCGGACAAGGAACTCCGGCAACGCTAAAGGAATCGGAAGGCGAGAGCCTACGCTTGGAGCTTATACTCGAACCGGATGCAGAACCACCGCAACCAGCTGATTTCCTAATACAGAGCCTCATCTCAAACCGCCGCATGATTACCAGGGTTGGGAAGGATAACATTACAACTGCTATTGAATGGGCACGCAATTTGAAGGAAGAAGGCATAGTAGAGGAATTCTCATTAGGGCCGACCACTCTCGAAGACACTTATGTGAGAATGGTCGGCCGCCTGGATACTCTAGAACTACCCGAGGGAGGTATCTAGAGATGTACGGATGGCTCCGTAGCTATGTGTTGATGCTAAAGTGGCAGGCTCTCAGTAACAAACCAATGATACCACTTTATGTAGCAGTGGAAATCATGATTGCGGTTGGCTTCGTCATTGGCATTGGTTTCTTCTACCCACAAATCAACCCGACCATAGCCAAATTCCTTACTACGGGTGCACCCACTCTAATTCTACTCATGGTGGGATTAGTAATAGCACCCCAGGCGGTGGCAATGGCTAGAGTGGAGGGAACCTTCGATTATATGTGGTCTTTACCGGTTCCACGAATGGTCTACCTTGCAGCCGACGCTACAATCTGGGTATTGATCACCTTACCAGGAGTACTGCTGGCCCTGATAATTGGCGCCCTGTATCATGATTTCACGCTTGAGGTAAGCCCACTTGTAATACCAGCAATGTTGCTTATAGCAATGACCGGGATATTCGTTGGCTACGCATTTGCTCATGGTGCCCCAAAACCACAGATGGCGCAAGTAGCTACTCAGATAATAGTCTTTGCCATTATGATATTCTCACCGGTTATGTACCCGGTTGAGCAATTACCCAACTGGCTGGAGGCAGTACACAAGGTACTGCCAATTCAGTACATGGCAGAGCTTTCGCGTGGTACTCTTACCGATCTAGATGTAAATCTCGGGTTAGCGTTTAGTATCACAAGTGCTTGGTGCATCGCTGGATTCGTTGTTACTTATTTTGTTATAAAACGTCGTCACTAGCAGGTTGCTGAAAAACCCTTTCGACCGAACCCCGTGCGTCCCAGACGGAGCGCCCCTCAGAAGGGGCGCCGCCTTCCCCTTCCTGGCCAGGAAGGAGCCTTCTGCGGAAGGGGGAAAAGATTATATCTGGGGGATACCGGCAGAATCTGGTTTCGGATTCTGCTAACGTCATTCTGTAAGAATGACGCCCAAACACCCCTGCCAAAGGGGCAGGCCCCTTCTGAGGGGCACCCCCTCTTTGTGACTCCCTGTGTCTCATTCCGAGTTCTTGTTTCTTGCGTGATACTGATGCCTGGACAGCACCACATCGTAGACGAATCTCGCTTTCCCCCCCCGGAACTGTCTCATTTTCGAGTGTATCTCGTAGCCGTTTTTCTGGAACGCTCTCAGGCTGTGCGGGTTGTAGTCTGCAATATCGCATCCGAAGACGAACTCTGCTCGTTCATCCTCGAATGCGAATCGTGTTAGGGTGCCAATGACTTCCGTACCAAGGCCATGTCCCCAGAGTGTCTTCTCTCCTATCATCAGGTCAATGCGCCGGCAATCCCTCTCAGGATACTTCATCAAAATCCTATCAAGGTTCATGCGCTGAAGCCAGCACTCGCCAACTGGCCTGCCACTGCATTCCATCATGAAACAGAACGCACTCTGCGATACACTCCGGTATATTTTCTGTACCCGTTCAAGAGTGTGTGATGAAACATCGTCGCCCTCACTGTAGTATAGGATTTCCGGGTCGTTGTTCCATTTGAGCAGGATGTCCCAGTCGCGTTCGGTCATCGGGCGCAATGCTACCCGTTGCCCTGGGAGTGTCAAACTGTGTTTGCGCAGCTTCACGAGTGGTTGTCTCCTGTGCAGAGCCTATCGGCAAAAGGCAAATCACAGTGTCAAGCGGCGTTATGCCTACAGGGGGAAGAACGAGGGTATTCTATGGAAGGAGGTTCTGGTGTAGTGTTTCTAACATAGCTTTACAGTGAGGCACCGGCTACTACGACGCATTTTTGTCAACAATCATTGTAAAGAGAACTCGGAGACACTACACTAGCCCCTGTCCGATTTCCTCGTTAGCTAACAGCGTCCAGCGCCTTTTTGAGGTCGATATCCTTGGTATAGAGCGCTTTGCCGATGATTGCCCCTTTTATGCCAAGCCGCTTGAGCATCTTGAGGTGGAGCAGCGACGAGATACCACCGGCGGCGATGACCGGTAGTTTAACCGAGTCAACCAGCTCGGAAATAGCGGTGAAGTTCGGCTCGGTGAGGGTACCGTCGCGAACGATGTCGGTGTAGATAAGGCGCTTCACACCGGAACGGGCTACCAGCCGGGCGAACTCCACCGTTCCCCACTCCGTGTCCTGCTGCCATCCGTGTGTCGCTATGCGACCATCCCGGGCGTCGATACTGACGATGATGTAGTCGCCGAACTTCCGGCATGCCTCCCGGAGCAGGTCCGGGTCTTCCACCGCGGCCGTACTCAGGATAA harbors:
- a CDS encoding ABC transporter ATP-binding protein — protein: MLLEINQLCKVYRGGVKANDNINLSVREGEVFGLLGPNGAGKTTVVNQIIGLTVPTSGSISIAGIDVVAKPSYARQACSFQAQTQVPIAGLTAIQAIELVGRIRGGSATQVRQRANELVDHLEIGEWKNKMGITFSGGVRRLVAFCMAAVMPGSIVILDEPTNDIDPLRRRLLWREVHNLAERGSAVLLVTHNVLEAERVVNRLAIINDGRVIGQGTPATLKESEGESLRLELILEPDAEPPQPADFLIQSLISNRRMITRVGKDNITTAIEWARNLKEEGIVEEFSLGPTTLEDTYVRMVGRLDTLELPEGGI
- a CDS encoding ABC transporter permease; its protein translation is MYGWLRSYVLMLKWQALSNKPMIPLYVAVEIMIAVGFVIGIGFFYPQINPTIAKFLTTGAPTLILLMVGLVIAPQAVAMARVEGTFDYMWSLPVPRMVYLAADATIWVLITLPGVLLALIIGALYHDFTLEVSPLVIPAMLLIAMTGIFVGYAFAHGAPKPQMAQVATQIIVFAIMIFSPVMYPVEQLPNWLEAVHKVLPIQYMAELSRGTLTDLDVNLGLAFSITSAWCIAGFVVTYFVIKRRH
- a CDS encoding GNAT family N-acetyltransferase, with translation MKLRKHSLTLPGQRVALRPMTERDWDILLKWNNDPEILYYSEGDDVSSHTLERVQKIYRSVSQSAFCFMMECSGRPVGECWLQRMNLDRILMKYPERDCRRIDLMIGEKTLWGHGLGTEVIGTLTRFAFEDERAEFVFGCDIADYNPHSLRAFQKNGYEIHSKMRQFRGGKARFVYDVVLSRHQYHARNKNSE
- the hisA gene encoding 1-(5-phosphoribosyl)-5-[(5-phosphoribosylamino)methylideneamino]imidazole-4-carboxamide isomerase; protein product: MEIIPAIDLRGGRCVRLYQGDYSREVTFSDDPVEVALRWQSLGAPRLHIVDLDGAAAGEPQNLEVIRQIADASLLPTQLGGGIRTLETIKEVLQAGIDRVILSTAAVEDPDLLREACRKFGDYIIVSIDARDGRIATHGWQQDTEWGTVEFARLVARSGVKRLIYTDIVRDGTLTEPNFTAISELVDSVKLPVIAAGGISSLLHLKMLKRLGIKGAIIGKALYTKDIDLKKALDAVS